From the genome of Leptolyngbya iicbica LK, one region includes:
- the mdh gene encoding malate dehydrogenase, whose translation MNNLPKTSLRYVPKVTVVGAGNVGSSLAKRILDTHLADVVLLDVVEGRPQGIALDLTEASGLEMRPQHIVGTNDYSDTADSDVVVVTAGKPRQPGMSRDDLMQVNGRIVQATVQQAIAYSPEAKFIIVTNPLDVMTYLAWQTSGLPAEHVIGMAGILDSARFRTFIAMELNVPPEDVSALVLGGHGDLMVPLPDYAAVSGIPLTELLDPLTVDRLVTRTRNGGAEIVNLLKTGGAYYAPAASIYGMVEAILMNRHRILPAATYLTGQYGLRDLYIGVPCRIGQQGVESVVELSLSAEQQTALVTSAAAIKANIQKLTQLLEAPKPLAVGV comes from the coding sequence ATGAATAATTTACCGAAAACGTCGCTACGCTATGTGCCAAAGGTGACGGTGGTGGGTGCAGGCAATGTGGGCAGTTCCCTGGCGAAGCGAATTTTGGACACCCATTTAGCCGATGTGGTGTTACTCGATGTGGTGGAAGGGCGGCCCCAGGGCATTGCCCTTGATTTGACCGAGGCCAGCGGTTTAGAAATGCGACCGCAGCACATCGTGGGCACCAATGACTACAGCGATACGGCGGATTCGGATGTGGTCGTAGTGACCGCTGGAAAACCGCGTCAACCGGGGATGTCGCGAGATGATTTGATGCAGGTGAATGGCCGCATTGTGCAGGCAACCGTCCAGCAGGCGATCGCCTACTCGCCCGAGGCCAAATTCATCATCGTTACGAATCCGCTGGATGTCATGACCTATCTAGCTTGGCAAACCAGTGGTCTGCCCGCTGAGCACGTCATTGGCATGGCCGGCATTTTAGACTCGGCCCGGTTTCGTACGTTTATTGCCATGGAACTCAATGTGCCGCCGGAAGATGTTTCAGCATTGGTCCTGGGGGGGCATGGTGACTTGATGGTGCCGCTACCCGATTACGCGGCGGTCAGCGGCATCCCCCTGACCGAACTGTTGGATCCGCTGACGGTCGATCGCCTGGTGACTCGCACTCGCAACGGTGGGGCCGAAATCGTCAACTTGCTGAAAACAGGAGGCGCATATTACGCCCCGGCGGCCTCAATTTACGGCATGGTGGAAGCTATCTTGATGAATCGGCATCGTATCTTGCCAGCGGCGACCTATCTCACTGGGCAATATGGTCTGCGTGATCTCTATATCGGTGTGCCTTGTCGCATTGGTCAGCAAGGGGTCGAGTCAGTGGTCGAGCTGTCTTTGAGCGCCGAACAGCAAACCGCACTGGTGACCTCAGCGGCAGCGATTAAGGCTAATATTCAAAAACTTACGCAGTTGCTGGAGGCACCTAAGCCACTAGCGGTCGGTGTCTAG
- a CDS encoding DEAD/DEAH box helicase — protein MARTPHLTFDRGTLILHPPPKGKAWIDFATWDDRIEKFRIPAHQYRALVETLRREQVAFVDQVAQFESLTLTLQTSWQPYPHQQAALQAWIASAWRGVVVLPTAAGKTYLAYLAMQATPRSTLITVPTLDLMHQWYDQLLQVFPDVEVGLLGGGSRDRTPILVATYDSAAIHAESLGNQYGLLICDECHHLPSDFNRVIAEYAIAPYRLGLTATPDRADGRHEDLLHLLGPIVYEKQPQDLAGETLAPYEIVQIKVSLSQTEQARYATLIQQRNDFLQGANIWLGSLEGWQRFVQASAKSSAGRRAMLAHRESRAIALGTAGKLRILADLLERHHPERCLIFTADNATVYRISEDFWIPAITHQTAVKERQAILEKFRSGEYPILVVSQVLNEGVDVPDARVAILLSGTGSTREYIQRLGRILRKGSKGQKRAILYEVIAEETTEEGISRRRRAERSPRPTGQLELLPQKQSYPAPQQPLPHAAEPEADWPEA, from the coding sequence ATGGCCCGAACTCCTCATTTAACATTTGACCGTGGCACGTTAATCCTGCATCCCCCGCCTAAGGGCAAAGCGTGGATTGACTTTGCGACCTGGGACGATCGCATTGAAAAGTTTCGGATTCCCGCCCATCAATATCGCGCCCTAGTGGAAACGCTGCGGCGAGAGCAAGTTGCATTTGTCGATCAAGTCGCCCAGTTTGAGTCGCTGACCTTGACTTTGCAAACGTCCTGGCAGCCCTATCCTCATCAGCAAGCAGCGTTGCAAGCTTGGATTGCGAGTGCTTGGCGTGGGGTCGTGGTGTTGCCGACGGCCGCGGGCAAAACCTATTTGGCCTATCTCGCCATGCAGGCGACGCCCCGCAGTACCCTCATCACCGTCCCCACGTTAGATCTCATGCATCAGTGGTATGACCAACTGCTGCAAGTGTTTCCCGACGTCGAGGTGGGCTTGCTCGGTGGTGGCTCCCGCGATCGCACCCCCATTTTGGTTGCCACCTACGACAGTGCGGCCATTCACGCCGAGAGCTTAGGCAACCAGTACGGCTTGCTGATTTGTGACGAGTGCCATCATTTACCCAGCGACTTTAATCGTGTGATTGCGGAATATGCCATTGCACCCTATCGTCTGGGCCTGACGGCGACGCCCGACCGCGCCGATGGCCGCCACGAAGACCTCCTGCACTTGCTCGGCCCCATCGTTTATGAAAAGCAACCACAAGATTTAGCAGGGGAGACATTAGCGCCCTATGAAATTGTGCAGATTAAGGTGTCGCTTAGCCAGACCGAACAGGCACGTTATGCGACGCTGATTCAGCAGCGCAACGACTTTTTGCAAGGGGCCAACATCTGGCTAGGCAGCCTGGAAGGGTGGCAGCGGTTTGTGCAGGCGAGCGCCAAATCGTCAGCGGGCCGGCGGGCGATGTTAGCCCATCGAGAATCACGGGCGATCGCCCTGGGCACGGCAGGCAAACTTCGCATTCTCGCTGACCTGCTAGAACGGCACCATCCTGAACGCTGTTTGATTTTCACCGCCGACAACGCCACGGTTTATCGCATTTCAGAGGACTTTTGGATCCCTGCGATTACCCACCAGACGGCAGTCAAAGAGCGCCAAGCCATCTTAGAAAAATTTCGCAGCGGGGAATATCCCATTCTGGTGGTCTCCCAAGTGTTGAATGAAGGGGTAGATGTCCCCGATGCGCGGGTGGCCATTCTGCTCTCCGGCACGGGCTCCACTCGCGAATACATCCAGCGCTTAGGGCGAATTTTGCGTAAAGGCTCTAAGGGCCAAAAACGCGCCATTCTTTATGAAGTCATTGCCGAAGAGACGACCGAAGAGGGCATTTCGCGGCGGCGGCGAGCAGAGCGATCGCCCCGTCCGACTGGACAGTTAGAGCTGTTGCCCCAAAAACAGTCTTATCCAGCGCCCCAGCAGCCTTTGCCCCATGCTGCCGAACCTGAGGCAGATTGGCCGGAAGCCTGA
- a CDS encoding tetratricopeptide repeat protein produces the protein MAVSQTQATQIWHGQASALLNVGRYRSAIARYEQVLAADPTDAKAWVEKGYALCELKQYEAALQSFQQAIALVPKQARAWHGQGIVQAKSNDFEAALASFDRTITLNPRDAKARRNRGNALLRLHRYQEAADCFDELIQQEPDNYYAWYDRAVALAAMRRFHDALSCLDTTVAIKPTCHYAWTYRGLMLNKLYRFRDALASFDRSLQCRIPNPNAWYGKASTFALQGKATEAARWLRNAIAVNPSIYRVMVKTDASFNVVINSPAIQAAIANPSSIPAAANDSLEWRQYSSLVHGPNSSFNI, from the coding sequence ATGGCTGTTTCTCAAACCCAAGCAACCCAAATATGGCATGGTCAGGCGAGTGCTCTGTTGAATGTCGGGCGGTACCGTTCGGCGATCGCAAGATATGAGCAGGTCTTGGCGGCTGACCCGACGGATGCTAAAGCTTGGGTCGAAAAAGGTTATGCCCTCTGTGAGTTAAAGCAATATGAAGCCGCTTTACAGAGCTTTCAGCAGGCGATCGCGCTAGTGCCCAAACAGGCTCGGGCCTGGCATGGCCAAGGCATTGTGCAAGCCAAAAGCAATGATTTTGAAGCGGCGTTAGCGAGTTTTGACCGGACGATCACGCTGAATCCGCGCGATGCTAAAGCCCGACGCAATCGCGGCAACGCTTTGCTGCGTCTACACCGTTACCAAGAAGCGGCTGATTGTTTTGATGAGCTGATTCAGCAAGAGCCGGACAATTACTATGCTTGGTACGATCGCGCAGTTGCGCTGGCAGCGATGCGCCGCTTCCACGATGCGCTGAGTTGTCTCGACACCACGGTCGCGATTAAACCCACCTGTCACTACGCCTGGACTTATCGTGGCCTCATGCTCAACAAGTTATACCGCTTTCGCGATGCCTTAGCGAGTTTTGACCGCTCATTACAGTGTCGTATTCCCAATCCAAACGCTTGGTATGGCAAAGCATCGACGTTTGCCCTGCAAGGTAAAGCGACGGAAGCGGCCCGGTGGTTACGGAATGCGATCGCGGTAAATCCCAGTATTTATCGCGTCATGGTGAAAACCGATGCTAGTTTTAACGTCGTAATTAACAGTCCAGCGATTCAAGCCGCCATTGCTAACCCGAGTTCCATCCCCGCAGCGGCCAATGACTCTTTAGAATGGCGACAGTATTCTTCGCTGGTGCATGGCCCGAACTCCTCATTTAACATTTGA
- a CDS encoding sensor histidine kinase: MDTTNDWYVVAGAIASVGVGWWLRGLVNRPSIAPAENPVMPTAAVASQGGAGDVAATDASRLINSYELLQQAPVGYLEVDDENQLIWINPLASQMLNIPISSQDGGAIAPLTPRLLLELVRSFELDQLIENTRHAQRSCQQDWILNLVSPDPINPNEGVAYPLRGYGVPLPNRHVGVFLENRQEAENLVQQRNRWTSDVAHELKTPLTSIRLVAETLKERVDPALLKWVDRLLNEILRLGNLVEDLLNLSRLERSGGTGLTLKPVELPRLILAAWQSLEPLAEMKQVQIAYEGPSELIVQLDEPLMHRVFINLIDNAIKYSPREGTIYVRATVEHEPASLSLGSAPTSQQLRVDVIDEGNGFQESDLPHIFDRFYRADMSRTRLSTDQYVSLAGNDFANSGNTGTGLGLAISQQIAEAHGGKLIAQNHPETGGGWLSIVMTTQPLSLHEVSVVP; the protein is encoded by the coding sequence ATGGACACCACCAACGACTGGTATGTAGTGGCTGGCGCGATCGCCAGCGTGGGTGTGGGCTGGTGGCTGAGAGGCCTGGTCAATCGACCGTCGATCGCCCCTGCTGAAAACCCAGTGATGCCCACTGCCGCTGTGGCGAGTCAAGGCGGTGCCGGCGACGTTGCCGCTACTGACGCGAGCCGCCTGATCAACAGCTATGAATTACTACAGCAAGCGCCTGTCGGCTATTTAGAAGTCGATGATGAAAACCAACTCATCTGGATTAACCCGCTAGCAAGCCAGATGCTGAACATCCCAATCAGTAGTCAGGACGGTGGCGCGATCGCGCCCCTCACCCCGAGACTGTTGCTTGAATTGGTGCGATCGTTCGAATTAGACCAACTGATCGAAAATACCCGTCACGCCCAGCGATCGTGTCAGCAAGACTGGATCCTAAACCTAGTGTCACCTGATCCGATCAACCCCAATGAAGGTGTGGCTTATCCGTTGCGCGGATACGGTGTCCCCCTGCCCAATCGTCACGTCGGCGTATTTCTAGAAAATCGGCAAGAGGCAGAAAATTTGGTCCAGCAACGTAATCGCTGGACTTCTGATGTCGCCCACGAACTCAAAACGCCCCTCACCTCCATCCGCCTAGTTGCTGAGACCCTGAAAGAGCGCGTTGATCCTGCTCTGTTGAAATGGGTAGACCGACTGCTGAACGAAATTCTCCGGCTTGGCAATCTGGTGGAAGATTTGCTGAATTTAAGTCGCCTCGAACGTAGCGGTGGCACCGGACTCACCCTTAAGCCCGTCGAGCTACCTCGATTAATTTTGGCCGCCTGGCAAAGTTTAGAACCACTGGCTGAGATGAAACAGGTGCAGATCGCCTACGAAGGGCCGTCGGAACTGATTGTGCAACTGGACGAACCGTTGATGCATCGCGTGTTCATCAACTTGATTGACAACGCGATTAAGTACAGTCCGCGAGAAGGCACCATCTACGTCCGGGCCACGGTGGAGCACGAGCCAGCCAGCCTGTCGCTGGGCTCCGCCCCGACTTCGCAGCAACTCCGGGTGGATGTCATTGATGAAGGCAATGGGTTTCAAGAAAGTGACTTGCCCCATATCTTTGACCGTTTTTATCGGGCGGATATGTCTCGCACCCGCCTCAGCACTGATCAATACGTTTCCCTGGCGGGGAATGACTTCGCCAACTCAGGCAATACGGGCACCGGGCTCGGATTGGCAATTTCCCAACAAATTGCTGAGGCCCACGGCGGCAAGCTCATTGCCCAAAACCATCCCGAGACGGGGGGTGGTTGGCTTAGCATTGTGATGACGACTCAGCCCTTGTCTTTGCATGAGGTAAGCGTTGTTCCATAG
- the rfbB gene encoding dTDP-glucose 4,6-dehydratase translates to MTHNTNAKGQNKRVLVTGGAGFIGSNFVHYWHRQADLLVVLDALTYAGHRATLADLEGADGFKFVEGDIGNAELVSQLLTAYEIDTIIHFAAESHVDRSILGPAAFVQTNVVGTFTLLEAFRHRWEAQGKPEHFRFLHVSTDEVFGSLGPTDPAFSETTPYAPNSPYSASKAGSDHLVRAYFHTFNLPTLITNCSNNYGPYQFPEKLIPLMCVNILSGQPLPIYGDGQNVRDWLHVTDHCEAIATVLQKAAPGETYNIGGNNQVKNIDIVQQLCDLMDELADGLPISPARELITFVTDRPGHDRRYAMDSSKLQRELGWQPKYDFATGLAQTAQWYLDNEAWWRPLLERSRA, encoded by the coding sequence TTGACTCACAACACAAACGCTAAAGGACAGAACAAGCGAGTGCTGGTGACGGGTGGAGCCGGTTTTATTGGCTCTAATTTTGTCCATTACTGGCATCGCCAGGCTGATTTACTGGTCGTGCTCGATGCGTTAACCTATGCCGGTCATCGCGCCACTCTGGCCGATTTAGAAGGTGCCGACGGCTTTAAGTTTGTGGAAGGCGATATTGGGAATGCGGAGTTGGTGAGTCAGTTATTGACCGCCTATGAGATTGACACCATCATTCACTTTGCGGCGGAATCCCATGTCGATCGCTCCATTTTAGGCCCAGCGGCGTTTGTGCAAACCAATGTAGTGGGCACTTTCACCTTGCTTGAGGCATTTCGCCATCGTTGGGAAGCGCAAGGCAAACCGGAGCATTTTCGCTTTTTGCATGTCTCGACTGACGAAGTCTTTGGGAGTTTGGGGCCAACCGATCCGGCGTTTAGTGAAACGACCCCTTATGCCCCCAATAGTCCGTATTCCGCCTCCAAAGCCGGGAGTGATCACCTGGTGCGGGCTTATTTTCATACGTTTAATTTGCCGACATTAATTACCAACTGTTCGAATAATTACGGCCCCTATCAATTTCCCGAAAAGCTGATCCCCCTAATGTGCGTGAATATTTTGTCGGGGCAGCCGCTCCCCATTTATGGCGATGGGCAAAATGTGCGCGATTGGCTGCATGTCACCGATCACTGTGAGGCGATCGCGACGGTGTTGCAAAAAGCCGCACCGGGAGAGACCTACAACATTGGCGGCAATAACCAGGTCAAAAATATCGATATCGTGCAGCAGCTGTGCGATTTGATGGATGAATTGGCCGACGGGTTACCCATTTCTCCGGCCCGAGAGCTGATTACCTTTGTGACCGATCGCCCCGGGCACGATCGCCGCTACGCCATGGATAGTTCGAAACTGCAGCGCGAGCTCGGATGGCAACCGAAGTATGACTTTGCCACGGGGCTGGCCCAAACCGCCCAGTGGTACCTTGACAACGAAGCGTGGTGGCGGCCTCTGCTAGAGCGATCGCGGGCATAA
- a CDS encoding glycosyltransferase family 2 protein, whose translation MVKLIIQIPCYNEEATLGLTLSELPKTLPGIDQVEWLIIDDGSWDRTVEVARSCGVHHIVRLPYNQGLARAFMAGIEASVRAGADIIVNTDADNQYNAADIPHLLTPILKGEADMVVGARPIQETPHFSPIKKQLQRLGSWAVRLASNTQIPDAPSGFRAFSREAALKFNVFNEYTYTLETIIQTGQKGMKVVSVPIHTNADLRPSRLVKSIPIYVQRSLFTILRIFMTYRPLRFFALAGTVPFTAGFLIGVRWLILYFGGTPRSHVPSLILAAILMLMGFQLWILGFVADLLAVNRKILEENQLHLRRLQWTQSRSRSQDG comes from the coding sequence ATGGTTAAGCTCATCATTCAGATTCCCTGCTACAACGAAGAAGCGACCCTGGGCCTGACCCTGTCGGAACTGCCAAAAACCCTGCCCGGCATTGATCAGGTGGAATGGCTGATCATCGATGACGGTAGCTGGGATCGCACAGTGGAAGTGGCGCGATCGTGCGGCGTTCACCATATTGTGCGGTTGCCCTATAACCAGGGCTTAGCGCGGGCCTTTATGGCGGGCATCGAGGCGTCGGTACGGGCAGGGGCCGACATCATTGTGAATACTGACGCCGACAACCAGTACAACGCGGCGGATATTCCCCACCTGCTCACCCCTATTCTCAAAGGCGAGGCCGACATGGTGGTGGGGGCAAGACCGATTCAAGAGACGCCCCACTTTTCCCCGATTAAAAAGCAGTTGCAACGACTCGGCAGTTGGGCCGTCCGGCTGGCTAGCAATACGCAAATTCCCGATGCGCCTAGCGGTTTCCGGGCCTTTAGCCGGGAGGCCGCGCTGAAATTCAACGTTTTCAACGAATACACTTACACGCTGGAAACCATTATTCAGACCGGGCAAAAAGGCATGAAGGTCGTGTCCGTCCCCATCCACACCAATGCGGATTTGCGGCCCTCGCGTCTGGTCAAAAGCATTCCGATTTATGTGCAGCGATCGCTCTTCACCATCCTGCGCATTTTCATGACCTATCGCCCGCTGCGGTTCTTTGCCTTAGCGGGAACTGTGCCCTTCACGGCAGGCTTTCTCATCGGCGTCCGGTGGCTCATCCTGTACTTTGGCGGCACCCCGCGATCGCACGTGCCTAGTTTGATTTTGGCGGCGATTCTCATGCTGATGGGCTTCCAGCTCTGGATCTTGGGCTTTGTGGCCGACTTACTCGCGGTGAATCGCAAAATTTTGGAAGAAAATCAACTCCACTTACGTCGTTTGCAGTGGACTCAGTCCCGCTCGCGTTCCCAAGATGGTTAA
- a CDS encoding Coenzyme F420 hydrogenase/dehydrogenase, beta subunit C-terminal domain, giving the protein MNDWDRLQQQVIQPGNCTHCGACVGLCPDLLHFQETDRGPLPHLRRAPQDTDAAELALAWSVCSGRGTPYPDIFQWLHGSLPDDWLLGPYRQVFTGYAAEPGIRRRGASGGVISRMLIHLLETGQVDGAMVLQQGYKTPERATPLIARNREEVLAAAQSVYAVTPTLTLLPEMAAFEGKLAFVGLPEQVATLRMLQAAGHPAAQKVVFVAGPYTGTNMYFGAVRAFLRSQGVSDRLAITSLQWRAGEWPGYLQVEVEDGRVFKAQKFYYNYLIPFYISRNCQIIPDFTNELTDLSVGDAWSPTFESAGGGHSVVVARTPLAVDTLAAMQTQQALELTPIEVSQALAMHGHMLDFKKRGTYIRLDWQQQRGQPIPDFGYRPAVIDRSRYRVERVISGSFAIGRWPLSRWLIARLPLGLVGPAFNTLRKTWKGLSKPTKRKGLGQTQFIVEDASDRWTELTQHASTITGVGHSDS; this is encoded by the coding sequence ATGAACGATTGGGATCGGTTGCAACAACAGGTGATTCAGCCCGGAAACTGTACCCACTGCGGCGCGTGCGTGGGGCTGTGTCCCGACCTGCTGCACTTTCAAGAAACCGATCGCGGTCCCCTGCCCCATCTGCGTCGCGCCCCCCAAGACACTGATGCCGCCGAGTTGGCCCTGGCCTGGTCGGTCTGCTCCGGTCGCGGCACCCCCTATCCCGATATATTCCAATGGCTCCATGGATCGTTGCCGGACGACTGGCTCCTCGGCCCCTACCGTCAGGTGTTCACCGGCTACGCCGCCGAACCGGGCATTCGCCGCCGAGGCGCTTCGGGAGGCGTCATCAGTCGCATGCTGATTCATTTACTGGAAACGGGGCAGGTAGATGGCGCGATGGTGCTGCAACAAGGATACAAAACCCCGGAACGCGCCACGCCGCTCATTGCCCGCAATCGGGAAGAGGTATTGGCGGCGGCCCAGAGTGTGTATGCGGTGACCCCGACGCTGACCCTGTTGCCCGAAATGGCGGCGTTTGAAGGCAAGTTAGCTTTTGTGGGCCTGCCAGAACAGGTCGCGACCCTGCGGATGCTGCAAGCCGCCGGACACCCCGCCGCCCAAAAGGTCGTATTTGTGGCTGGCCCCTATACGGGCACCAACATGTATTTCGGAGCGGTGCGGGCGTTTTTGCGATCGCAGGGCGTGAGCGATCGCCTCGCGATTACCTCGCTCCAGTGGCGTGCCGGGGAGTGGCCCGGTTATTTGCAGGTCGAAGTCGAAGACGGGCGCGTATTTAAAGCCCAAAAGTTTTACTACAACTATCTGATTCCCTTCTACATTTCGCGCAACTGTCAGATCATTCCCGACTTCACCAACGAGCTGACCGACTTGTCCGTCGGTGATGCCTGGTCGCCCACCTTTGAGTCGGCGGGCGGCGGGCATTCCGTTGTCGTCGCGCGGACGCCCCTGGCCGTTGACACGTTGGCAGCAATGCAGACGCAGCAAGCTCTGGAACTGACCCCCATCGAAGTTAGTCAGGCGCTCGCGATGCACGGTCATATGCTGGATTTCAAAAAACGCGGCACCTACATTCGCCTCGATTGGCAACAGCAACGCGGGCAGCCAATTCCCGACTTTGGCTATCGTCCCGCCGTCATCGATCGCAGTCGTTATCGAGTCGAACGGGTAATCAGCGGTTCCTTCGCGATCGGCCGTTGGCCGCTGTCTCGCTGGCTCATCGCCCGCTTACCCCTGGGACTGGTCGGCCCCGCCTTCAACACGCTCCGCAAAACCTGGAAAGGCCTGTCGAAACCCACCAAGCGCAAAGGACTCGGCCAAACCCAGTTCATCGTTGAGGATGCGAGCGATCGCTGGACCGAACTCACCCAACACGCCTCTACGATTACAGGAGTCGGCCACTCAGACAGCTAA